DNA from Ictalurus punctatus breed USDA103 chromosome 7, Coco_2.0, whole genome shotgun sequence:
TAATGGCAATTGACCGAATTCTCTATTTTGAGATCTGGTGAGTACAAAGGCCATAGTAAATGAATTGAaatcattttcatactcatcaaaccattcagtgagcctcATGCTCTGTAGAGTGGGTGGAGTCATCCTGAAAgggaccactcccatcaggataggaATGTTTCATCATAAGCTAAAGAAGACTTTCAGAACTTTGTACTGATTTGCACTGATGCTTCCCTCTTAAGGGGACAAGTGGGCCTAAACCTTGCCAGCTAAATGCATcccacaacattttttttccattaatttgTCACACATTTTGAGCAATTCACAGCATGGCTTCTCTGTAACTTACGTCAAGTTCGAAGGTCTGCATGGCGGTGCGGTAGCCCCCTGACACTGGTGCATAGAGACGCAAAACCTCCTTGATGACACAGTCCAAGTACTTGAGGTTGCAGATGGTGTCAAGCCGCAGTTCACCCTGGCACAAGCAACCATCATGCAGAAGGCCACAGTTGCGCAGTTCCTCACGCATCTTCTCCAACACTGCTGGGTGCCGCAGTAACTGCATGATCAGAGAGGTGCTGGCGCTGGCCGTGGTGGCAAAGGCAGCAAAGATCATCTCAATGGTGGACTCCTGGAGACCAGAtaaagagagatgagagataGTGACCACACAGACCTACAGGCAACATGTTGACCCACTAATATTAGCACAGTAACTGGAATATTACCATTTCCTCAGAGAAAGACATGACCTACAGTGCAGCAATCCCTATGACCCCAACTTTGGTGTCTTTTCTTGCTTTGCATGTGTTTtatgaaggagagagggagggcaCTCCCCTCTTTGGCTTGGCAGCCATATTGCACAGGTCAGGGTTTtgctttcatttgtttaaatggtaTGCCAGTGAGCCGGTGTTGACAGGCCTGAGGGACCCACCCATCTGCTCCTGTCTGAAAAGGGAGCAGCATGCCTGTCTAACCCAGGGCAGTAACAAAGTTGTGTGAGAGTATGAGAGTCAAAAATTGGGAGTACAAATTTGATCTCTTTCATTTTGGCTTCTCTGAACTCCCCCAAAGaaggaaccaaaaaaaaagccatgcaGGTCATGGTTTTggtgtgacagagagaggaaatgatGGAAAGACAGTGATGACAGTAGAAACTTGGTAAGAGAAGTATACTTTTATGTGTATATTAAgaatataatgtttaaaattacaAAGGGTTAGTTCTGCAAAGAACATCAATACATGAAGTACGATCTTATTTTAACTGCCTTTGAGATGAAGAATTTGCAGCAAAAATGGAAAGATCTAAAAGCAATGGATATCTCATATTTATCAGGCTTAAGATCTGTTATTCTTATAATCTGCCTATTTCTATTCAAAGGGATTCTAATCCCATGTTCTTAACAAACATCCCACTTTAAACAAAGAGTATGGACATTGTGTGCTCCATCTAAAACTGAGGATTAGTAAGGAGTGGCACGAACCTTAAGCTCCTGCATGCTGAGCTCTGTCCCATTCTCTTTGGCACTCTCCAGAAGAACATCCAGGGCATCAGAATAGTCCTTCCCCTGTGTACACATTGGCTTCTCCCTGATGGCTTTCTCAATGACCTTCTGAAGGGTGTCCCTTGCACGAATGCCCTACACAGAGACATCGACACATACCAGACTGTAATTATGATGTCTCAAaggattttttttgcatgaatgGATGCACACTGAGTGTTGTGATGCTGCAGCCACTTACCTTTCTGTAGCCACTGAAGGGCAAGTCAATGGGCAATGAAAAAACATTGTCCACAAACTCCTGGAAGGTGAGGAAAAGGAAGTGCATCTCTTCTTCGGAAATGCGGAAACCAAGGAGCACACGGACAGCCATCTGAAAGGACATGTGCTGAGACTCACGGTACACATTGATGGGCCTTGGGTTGGAGCTCCACACACGTAGCGTCTCCTGGATAACTTGCTGGATCTTAGGCAAGTAGTTTTCTAGCGCTTCATGGCTGAAGACTTTAGCAAAGATCTGTCCAGAGAGGAAATTTTTATTCGTTTACTACTGTTAATTCAGTATATTACAGACATATAATTATGCACACAATTTAAAACTGAATAAAGAGACAAGTCTGTATGTGTCAGACTAAGGAGTTCAATTTGGTCTGTAAGTGGGACCTGGCACTGAGGAGCATGTGGTTGGGTTCTCCAACCATGCCTGACACTTCTTTAAATTAAGAACAACCTCAACAAAAAATGCTTAACTGCCAGCATTTCAGCTCGGTCCTGCCCTAAATACACTTGTGAAgtctaaaataaatacataagcaTGTATTAAGCATTCTGGAAGCAAGAAAAAGGTATGTGGATTCTCTTTTCAAAACTTCATGTCAAGCTCAAAAGAAATAAGCCTAGAAATGTCATCTAAATATTATCCTGAAGCCGCACAACAGCAGCTGTAGCAAtggtttattttcctttcatcaAGGGACATGGAACATTCTCATTAACTCACAAGCCCCCACTATTTTTGACCTTTTCGCTTTTAATTGCCTCCCTCTCCCCATCCCTCCATTATAGTGGACCTGGACAGAGAGAGTTTCCTTCTCCATCagcagagagtgagtgagtagggAAGGTAAGATTTTCCTGGCTACAGTAGTGCATTTCAAAATGTGCCTCATTCGCGCAGGTTTGTTTGGTGAAATAACATCTATGTTCCCCCTTAAAAACTCCGACTCTGCCAACTAACAATAGTACTTTTTATATGCCATCTCACCCCAAATACCTTGGCTCTGCCCCATTTTTCCAGAGTTGTAAAGATGACGGGTTGGAGCCGGTGACAAAACTCTCAGGTCCTCGCTccatctctcactttctctcactgtctctatgCAGCATGGCATTTTTGCTCTGTCTCATCTCTTTGCTCTCTTAAATCCAGCCATTGTGCTGGTCTAATTTCAGATCTACATGTGCCTCTTTCCTTATTTGctctgaatgaatgaacaatgaGCATCAAGATTTAGAGATCACAGTAGATGTAACAGCAGTGAGATCAATATTTCCCCTAATTGCCCTGCTTACCTCAATTACTTCTGTTCCTCCATCCCCTACACTCAGCCTGTGTGCATTCAATCACTGCGCAAATTATCACTGTCACTTTCTTTCATGAAAAagggtgggtgtgtgagtgtacatgGGCAAGTACATGGTAAACATAGACAACCCTCTATTAGCTCCTGTTTAGCAAACGCCTGTACActacagagcacacacacatgtaattCATTGCGTTCATATACATTCCATGTTTATTTGTGTGCTTGAGAGCTTTGCTTTTCCCTAGAGGAAAGCACTGTGTCTGCCGTCTATAGTACAGATGTAAGTAAAATACACCTAATGCATACCCACATGATTTTGGGACACTCCATATATTGCTGGAGAAAAGTCAAGCTGCTCCTCCGTCTTCATTACAAAAAGAGGGGCTCCTTGTATTCTCTTAgacatatacacagacacacacaccccttctgAAACTTCCCCGCCTTAATCATTTCCATATGTCTTAAATTATATGAAACAGCTCGAAGCTGCTGGTTTGAGCAGAATGTAAAtgcttctttcttcttttttcttttctcgcCCCCTCTCCGTGTTTCTCTGACTCTTACTACACTGTGCTCCACGCTCCTCCCCCTCTCAGAACTAAAACACAATCCCTTATTCAGAAAGGGAAATCTGACAAAAAGCTGGGAAACTGTAGGATTAAAGGATTCTGACCTCTACTGGCCAATGCAGTGAATGCAACagtttcacttttttcacttcatTGTCATAATGAATGATGGGTAACTGACACCTCATGTCACATTATCATCGTCCCTGCATGAGAACTAAACTCAACAACTCCTCCAtatctgtccctctctctaccTGCTTTTACTTGGACAACATGCTGAAAATATGCCAAACGTACAATGAAAACAGGTGAAGAAGATAGTAGTCCAGATAGCACAACTAAGACACAGCAGAACAAAGTAAGACACTGAAggtgaaaataaatctgaaaatgttttacatttatttaatttcatttctatttaaacCTTTAAACCATTTAAGAGAGTGCACCTTATGGAATTGTTTATTTACTCTATCAATAATTATCAATAactaaatgtctatatgagatTTTCAGGAGACGGAATGATTTCTGGGAGCAGATTTGCTTCCAGGGAATGCCTGGGTCCAGATCTCCCAAAGGTCTTAGGGAAGCAGGAAGAATTAGGGTTTTGCCCTGGcctgtgtttgtgttattgTTGTGAGTGTTGTTTTAGTGTTAGAAGCCCCAGGCCAGCACAAGGCTCTCCTCATGTAGCTTTAGTGATGGATTAGATCAAGAGCTGAGTCTTATTGGCAAAAATCCTAGAACAGCTTCCAAGTGTGCTGAGGGGGAAATTTCCATAACAGACATAATGAAGACATAAACATGGAATTCATCAATGACACGTTTGTCCAGAAAGGTGATGGAATATGTCTACCAGCATTCGATTGCTAGTCAAATTTTCAGATCCATATCATATATCTGAGCTCCTATATGAGCACATAAATAGTGAATTATTAAACTTCACTCTATATTTGAACATGGATGGGTATACAAATGATACTGCAGTTTCTGTAACATGGCTAGCACGGCTCCAGACTGCCACAGGCCTCAGCGTAGATAAGGTCGTCTTTGTGCGTCGGAGGCGGCTGACTAATTAGTGATCATTAGTGGGACTTGCATGAGGCCCTAGGCCTGCAGGATTAAGCAGACTGATTACATTTCTCTGACCCCTTAATGGGACAGGTGTGTGAGGGAaacctgagcccatgtcagccTGGATGGAATCAGAGGTAGAAAAAGAGCCATTTTGGACCTGGACAATAGGTCAGACTGGAGGATTGAGGATTTATAATATTCTGCTAGTGAGCTGATATCGGGGGCCAAAGTGAGATGGGacaagacagagagaatgaaatTTACTTCTCTGTCTCCATCTGGCCTACctatctctttcttttcctttcctttcctttcctttcctttcctttcctttccttttctgttttcttttaggCTTTGTCCCAGAGATCCTGCACTGTTCTCTGGCCTTCTGTATTGTTATCTCTCATTCACTAGTAAGAAAGAGAGCTCAAGTACACCAAGTTTTATTACAGCTTTTATCACCATGACGCCAACAGAGCTGTGTGTAATTGAGAGAATGCAGAAATGTGTATGTATCTGTACAGTCTGTTTGGAGACAGAGTCACAGATTTTCTAAATGCTCCTGCTCAATTGGAAAGTTCCTAACCGGTCTCCAGTAGAGATGTGCTTGGACTGTATTTTTATTCCTGTTTGCACACGATTAAAAATGCCCTCGATATTTTCTGACAAATTTATCTCaatccaaaatataaacaaactagcagCCTGACTTAACCCACTGCAACTCTGACCAGGCACATCCTAAGAATGATCATTAAGTGCAACCCATGAGAATGAGTACATGCATAACAAAGCGATTCATGTTAATGTATGTAGTTTTTCTTTGTCCCGCGTGCTTCATGTCTGGTCACTCACTTGTCCCCACAAGCTTCATAACTGACCACTGACCATGTCTGATTAAGTCCATTGTTTCACACCTCTAGAGTCAACGAGACACCCTCCAATCTTTACGCATTTGAATCTGTATAGAACacataatgtattcatattcgaTTACATctgatgtgtgtgcgtgtgagtgtatTAGAGGGTATCTAATCTACACTTGTTAACGTGACTTGCATATCTTTGTGTGAGCATGTGTTCATATGCATGCACATGGGTGGGTTTGTGAAAGTGAGCTCACCTTCCTCTTCTTGCGGTGGATGTCTCCGATGGAATTGGCAAGGCTGTTGGGTCCTAGAAGGGTACTGGTGCTCTGAGGCCAGTCCACGCTCACCAGAGTGTGTTCCCCCATCAATACCTTCCGCACGTTTTCTGCTCCCGTCACCCGGATCACTGGACGGCCAAGCAAGTGAGTTTTAAACACGTTACCATACTTCTGCCTCCTTGAAGCATGGAACCCTGCACCCTTCATGAAAGATGGAAAAAGGATGGTTaggaataattatttttttataaaaagacTGTAAATAATATGAAGCATTCAGTTCTGTAAGCTGAGACCTAAAATCATTAGTTATGGTGGGAGCTAGAAAGGGTCAAGGTAATTCCCATTTCATCAGCATGGAAAACCTGAAAGAGGAcaactgtgttgtttttttttactatacatGCTTCCATGGGTATTTGCTAAATAGGCTCAGTAAGGTATCTTAATATGAACAGGGTTCATAGGCCCTGTCCTCCCCCTCTTAGTATAAGCTGGAGGGCTTTTGGAGTCGTTAGCAGGATATTACAGCACGGATGAGGTGTTAGCACTAATACCTATTTAGACCAAAGTAGTGTTAGCCCCAAAGGATTATCCCatgcatttgtttctgttttgcaAGGCTGCGAAGGTCCAGTTCGTGGCAGACATTCTGTAAGTGGATTAGTTGTAGTGATTAGCAGTGAGGGGCTCTAGTTTAGCCCCTGAGATCACAGGAGAGAAGTGATCTAATGCACACTTGTGTCAGTAAGTGAGTTGATCCAATACATCCTGTGAACTTTCTGCTCAGGTCTAAGATTTCAGCACAGAAATCCTTGTTATCTAAATGGTGTCAGTCAGTGTTCAGACCTAAACATATTAAGACCCAAAACACAGGCTGACTTCTGGGGTCGCATGTCTTATCTCTGTTTTTTTATCATTACACGTATAATCCCATTCAAAACTCGCCTCTGAAGCACTCTTCAGCCAAGCTTCACATTAGATCAGACCACTCCAACCCACCTAGTTTTACTGCAATCTTAATACACACTCAGTGTGGGGTAGATTAAGCTACTGAGGAAATTTAATCCAATACAGGTTACAAATTACATCAGTAAGtatgtaatcagtaatgtaatagTTTAGAGAACTTTAAAGTGTTATGTAATCTGGCTTCAGAATTACTTTTGGAGTAGTTCATTAGTTCAGTTACTTTCATATACCTTtagttgccagtttattagatATACTCATCTCATATCATGTTGCACTTTGGATTTTCCTCTGAGGAAGAATTGCCAAGATGCTGGATGTATTGTACAGGAATGTTGTATCATAAAGTAGTGCACTGCACAGTTGCTGCAACTTGGATGGCTGAGTAGCCTTGCTGCAATGGACCCTTTCCACCTTAGTCCATAGTCacttgtttttgctgttttaaCACAGTTGAATATTAAGTGATGTTTGAATGTCTGGTCTTCTTGATAGATGTGATAAACTGTCAACTCAGTGTACATCCACGTATTTGTAATTATTAGGCAGTTGACCACTAGTCAAGGGGATCCCAAATAGCAAGATTATAATATGGCACTCATAAGGAGGTAAAAACAGAGGAGAGCTTCATGGCTATGGGCCAACTTAGCTTGAATGGCCCTCCTAATCAGAGTAATAGTTACTCTGATTAGGAGGGCCGTTCAGGGTGTGGCGGAGGCGAATAATCACAGTGCAATTAAGGTTTTCTCAGACAGCTACAGTGACGTGAAGCAGAGCAGTCCTGCACACAGTTGAGCCCAAGCCCTATTCAAACTGGGTTATTTTTTAATGGGAAGGTTgggaagagggctttggctgaatgcgcatggtgatgatgtcacatgatgcaccTTGGAAAATCTGtgacaattttgaaaaattgcaaactcctcTGAGTGTTGTGgcgtttgtttgattttgcattaatttatacgattgcgaaatcctggagggactgaataatAACGGTCAAAACAATCAGTGTGCATTAACATGAAGTGTATAGCATGCATAAAATGACCATGTGTACATTCTGAAGACACTCTCATCTCTGTGATTTATAAAGATCGCTTGTCCtgtgcaaaaaaattatatttatatggagagtggtgtgaaaaattatttgcctccattctgatttattctgtttttgtgcatatctcatactaaatagttttagatattcaaacgaaatacaacaaaaaaacaaaggtaacctgagtaaacatacaatacattttttttttattgaagcacaaagttatccaacacctatcacccaagtgaaaaactaattgcccacttaaacttaaaatctggttgtgccagctttagcagcaataactgcaaccaaacactaactggagatcagtctttcacttacttctggGACTAGGACTTAAtcctttggatcattgtctcgcTGTAAAATCCAGTTGCatttgagtttcaacttacagactgatgACCAGATATTATCCTAGAGAaaatagagagcagaattcatctttccctcagttattgcaagttgcccaggtcctgaagcagcaaagtatccccacaccatcacgctccaccaccatgcttgactgtagctatgattttctttttgtggaattctgtgtttggtttgcacctgatgtaacgggacccctgtctcccaaaaagttccactttcaactcatcagtccacagatcattctcccaaaaggtctgaggatcatcaaggtgtgttttggcaaaatttagacaagccttaatgttcttctgggttagcagtgattttcacctcaccactcttccataaatgccatttttgcccattgTCTTTCTGATAGTTTAGCCCTgaacaactttatttatgcaagagaggcctgtaagTCCTTTGatattgtccttggctcttttgtttcttcctgaatgagtagttgctgtgctcttggaggaattttggaaggtctgcCACTTCTGCgcaggttcactactgtgccaagtttttccatttggagataatgaccctcactgtggttctttggagtcccagagcctttgaaatagctctGTAAGCCTTCCCagtctgatgtatttcagtcaccttcttcctcaacatttctggagtttctttcagttttggcatAGGGTgctactgggtaagaccttttaaccaacttcttgttggcagtaatcaggcctggttgtgtctagtccagctgaaccccattatgaatgcagtttcatagatttgggtaATTAGTTACTACGGGagcaaacacattttcacacaggtccagttCCTATTGGAtgacttttttgcttcaataaataacattatcatttaaaaactgtcttttgtgtttactcaggttgtgtttattttatcttcgattttgttttaatatctgaaacaatttagtatgagatatacacaaacagaagaaataataaatattttttcacagcactgtaattaCAGACATCCTCTGGCAACATTACTTAACAAGTATATATCTGGAAAACTTATCCCACTTGAATATTACTGAAGATTTACTAGTGAAAAACGAGAAAACACAAAGAgcatttttccccccctcttaATCCTACATGggcggctgtgactcaggtggtacagcgggttgtccactaatcgtagggttggcagttcaattcccggcccacatgccgaagtgt
Protein-coding regions in this window:
- the LOC108267534 gene encoding cytochrome P450 26B1, whose translation is MLFGSLDLVSALATLAACLASVALLIAVSQQLWQLRWTATRDKNCKLPMPKGSMGFPIIGETCHWLVQGAGFHASRRQKYGNVFKTHLLGRPVIRVTGAENVRKVLMGEHTLVSVDWPQSTSTLLGPNSLANSIGDIHRKKRKIFAKVFSHEALENYLPKIQQVIQETLRVWSSNPRPINVYRESQHMSFQMAVRVLLGFRISEEEMHFLFLTFQEFVDNVFSLPIDLPFSGYRKGIRARDTLQKVIEKAIREKPMCTQGKDYSDALDVLLESAKENGTELSMQELKESTIEMIFAAFATTASASTSLIMQLLRHPAVLEKMREELRNCGLLHDGCLCQGELRLDTICNLKYLDCVIKEVLRLYAPVSGGYRTAMQTFELDGVQIPKGWSVMYSIRDTHDTSAVFKDVAAFDPDRFSAERSEDREGRFHYLPFGGGVRSCLGKQLATLFLKLLAVELAGGSRFELATRTFPRLISVPVVHPTDGLRVKFFGLDSNQNQIMSKTDEMLGATV